A stretch of Argiope bruennichi chromosome 10, qqArgBrue1.1, whole genome shotgun sequence DNA encodes these proteins:
- the LOC129989083 gene encoding uncharacterized protein LOC129989083: MFKITISTLFIIIIAISFSHSAEYSKLISETKDSSFKPMKPTQESEPQVITEKMSGSIETLDRGIYAPVSDEKGVSMQEVTVGSFDKNPTNLRLLNDDVSMPKPPRARILRGRKVYPGQFADKRKNKNWKYWPEYVKSGVSPSDSKVAWSYWEADDSEYFPGWEEDEADDSKPMTKAPTTTTPTTTTTTTTTTTTTPAPTTTTTTTTKKPKEKGPVSIHKHFHYFKKAAPWKGDKGMPTTSMPMPMPMPMPMPMPMPMPMPMPMEEMKVPDEMMMEMMKAMMMMPPEPEKKGGLSSIFSKLAHVDPITVLVAGIVPASLILAAALPSVMHKMMAMKGDPATSAMVPMISTTAVGSPDAPGARSERASDSMSSFIEAIGEFGMKALEKPQCARKMFCELAVDNIVGDSPVIQKAVHLAALAMEDSWLEHLGVRGIINSLNDGTCQQVDCDQDTDENNFIPT, encoded by the exons ATGTTCAAAATCACCATCAGCACTCTTTTCATCATTATCATCGCAATTTCCTTTTCTCATTCTGCGGAGTACTCTAAATTAATTTCAGAGACTAAGGATTCATCCTTCAAACCCATGAAGCCAACACAAGAAAGTGAGCCCCAGGTCATCACAGAAAAGATGTCAGGATCGATTGAAACTTTAGACAGAGGAATCTATGCCCCAGTAAGTGATGAAAAGGGTGTTTCAATGCAAGAAGTGACAGTCGGTTCATTTGACAAGAATCCAACTAATCTGAGACTTCTGAACGATGATGTTTCTATGCCGAAACCACCTCGCGCAAGGATACTCAGAGGAAGAAAAGTTTATCCTGGACAGTTTGCTG ATAAGAGAAAAAACAAGAATTGGAAATACTGGCCAGAATACGTGAAAAGTGGCGTCTCTCCTAGCGATTCAAAGGTAGCTTGGAGTTACTGGGAGGCAGATGATAGCGAG TATTTTCCGGGATGGGAAGAGGATGAAGCAGATGACAGCAAACCTATGACTAAAGCACCCACTACAACAACCCCAACAACTACTACGACCACTACAACGACGACTACCACAACACCAGCACCTACAACCACCACGACCACAACCACGAAGAAACCCAAAGAGAAAGGTCCTGTTTCAATCCATAAGCATTTCCACTATTTCAAGAAGGCCGCTCCATGGAAAGGCGACAAAGGCATGCCTACAACCAGTATGCCCATGCCTATGCCCATGCCCATGCCAATGCCAATGCCAATGCCTATGCCTATGCCAATGCCCATGGAAGAGATGAAGGTGCCGGACGAAATGATGATGGAAATGATGAAAGCCATGATGATGATGCCTCCCGAACCAGAAAAGAAAGGTGGACTTTCCAGTATCTTCTCAAAACTGGCTCATGTCGATCCCATCACAGTCTTAGTAGCTGGCATAGTGCCTGCTAGCCTTATTCTGGCTGCTGCCCTTCCATCGGTCATGCACAAGATGATGGCTATGAAAGGAGATCCAGCAACCAGTGCCATGGTTCCTATGATTTCAACTACAGCAGTTGGATCACCGGATGCACCAGGGGCGCGTTCCGAAAGGGCTTCAGATTCGATGTCCTCGTTCATCGAGGCCATTGGAGAGTTTGGTATGAAGGCCTTGGAGAAGCCACAATGTGCAAGGAAGATGTTTTGCGAATTAGCTGTGGACAACATAGTTGGCGATTCTCCAGTTATACAAAAAGCTGTACATTTGGCTGCATTGGC